A genomic window from Blastococcus saxobsidens DD2 includes:
- a CDS encoding pyridoxal-phosphate-dependent aminotransferase family protein — MPLRARTLLGPGPSNPYPEAQVALARPLLGHLDPVFLQILDETSDRLRQVFGTANRRTLPLSATGSAGMEAAFVNTVGPGDVVVVAVNGLFGQRMVDVAGRCGAEVVPVDHEWGQPVDAGRVLEAHPSPKLIAAVHAETSTGVLSDLAPLAAGKGDALLLADCVTSLGGIPVELDEWGVDLAYSGSQKCLGVAPGLAPFTISDRAWERRIEKPQSWYLDLGMLGGYAGEAAGSGGRTYHHTAPTGMVVSLHAGLGRILEEGLDAVHARHAEAGRLLHEGLAELGLELFAAEGHRLPELTTVTVPEGVDSAAVRKELLERYDLEIGGGVGAYAATVWRIGLMGANATPDKVALVLAALKETLAR; from the coding sequence ATGCCATTGCGTGCCCGCACCCTCCTCGGTCCCGGCCCCTCGAACCCGTACCCGGAGGCGCAGGTCGCGCTGGCCCGGCCGCTGCTGGGACACCTCGACCCGGTGTTCCTCCAGATCTTGGACGAGACCTCGGACCGGCTGCGCCAGGTCTTCGGGACGGCGAACCGGCGCACGCTGCCGCTGTCGGCCACCGGCTCGGCCGGCATGGAGGCGGCGTTCGTCAACACCGTGGGCCCGGGCGACGTCGTCGTCGTCGCGGTGAACGGCCTGTTCGGGCAGCGGATGGTCGACGTCGCCGGCCGCTGCGGCGCCGAGGTGGTCCCCGTCGACCACGAGTGGGGTCAGCCGGTCGACGCCGGCCGTGTCCTGGAGGCGCACCCGTCGCCGAAGCTGATCGCCGCGGTGCACGCCGAGACCTCCACCGGTGTGCTCTCGGACCTGGCGCCCCTGGCCGCCGGAAAGGGCGACGCGCTGCTGCTGGCCGACTGCGTCACCTCGCTCGGCGGGATCCCCGTGGAGCTGGACGAGTGGGGCGTGGACCTCGCCTACTCGGGCTCGCAGAAGTGCCTCGGCGTCGCGCCCGGGCTCGCGCCGTTCACGATCAGCGACCGGGCCTGGGAGCGGCGGATCGAGAAGCCGCAGAGCTGGTACCTCGACCTCGGCATGCTCGGCGGGTACGCGGGTGAGGCCGCCGGGTCGGGTGGCCGCACCTACCACCACACGGCGCCGACCGGGATGGTCGTGTCGCTGCACGCCGGGCTCGGCCGGATCCTCGAGGAGGGGCTGGACGCGGTCCACGCCCGGCACGCCGAGGCCGGCCGGCTGCTGCACGAGGGCCTCGCCGAGCTCGGCCTGGAGTTGTTCGCGGCCGAGGGGCACCGGCTGCCGGAGCTGACCACGGTGACGGTGCCCGAGGGTGTCGACTCGGCCGCCGTCCGCAAGGAGCTGCTCGAGCGCTACGACCTCGAGATCGGCGGGGGAGTGGGCGCCTACGCGGCGACCGTCTGGCGGATCGGGCTGATGGGTGCCAACGCGACGCCGGACAAGGTGGCGCTCGTCCTCGCCGCGCTGAAGGAGACCCTCGCCCGCTGA